From Sporosarcina sp. 6E9, a single genomic window includes:
- a CDS encoding YktB family protein, whose product MKKFFWKSDDFDLFLIDGLEQRMNALQTLVQPKFEKLGRHFADQLSAHGSDEFFPHVARHLRRTVNPPTDSWVAVAPSKRGYKALPHFQIGLWQTHLFIIIAVIYENPDKKGIAERLENNINVLTTLPESYLVSGDHMKPDAVHITKAEREGLTQLLTRLQTVKKAEFLVGRHLTREEAIAMTTDEFIAFAEETVDQLLPVYDIIIGKE is encoded by the coding sequence TTGAAAAAATTTTTTTGGAAGTCAGACGATTTCGACTTATTTTTGATTGACGGATTAGAACAACGAATGAATGCCTTGCAAACACTTGTCCAACCCAAATTCGAAAAATTAGGCAGACATTTCGCGGACCAATTATCAGCCCACGGTAGCGATGAGTTCTTCCCCCATGTAGCCAGACATTTACGAAGAACTGTCAATCCGCCGACCGATAGTTGGGTTGCAGTTGCACCTTCCAAACGCGGATATAAAGCGCTTCCCCATTTCCAAATTGGCTTATGGCAAACTCATCTATTCATTATTATTGCAGTTATTTATGAAAACCCAGATAAAAAAGGTATTGCTGAACGGCTGGAAAATAATATTAATGTCCTTACAACTCTTCCTGAATCGTATCTTGTTTCGGGCGATCATATGAAACCAGACGCCGTACATATTACTAAAGCCGAAAGAGAAGGGCTTACACAACTCCTTACTAGGCTACAAACCGTTAAAAAAGCAGAATTTCTAGTCGGTAGACACCTTACGCGTGAAGAGGCTATCGCTATGACAACTGATGAATTTATCGCATTTGCAGAGGAAACAGTCGACCAATTGCTTCCAGTATACGATATTATTATCGGGAAAGAATGA
- a CDS encoding UPF0223 family protein, with the protein MEYSYPLRTDWATDEIISVIAFYEVIEKAYEAGTERDEIMNAYREFKKVVPSKAEEKTLLKEFEEASGYSSYHIVKSAENVASGEKVNGTLK; encoded by the coding sequence ATGGAATACAGCTATCCGCTGAGAACAGATTGGGCAACGGATGAAATTATCTCTGTGATTGCATTTTATGAAGTGATTGAGAAAGCGTACGAAGCAGGTACTGAACGAGACGAAATCATGAATGCTTATCGTGAATTTAAAAAAGTTGTCCCTTCAAAGGCAGAAGAAAAGACATTGTTAAAAGAGTTTGAAGAGGCAAGCGGCTACAGTAGTTATCATATTGTCAAAAGCGCGGAAAACGTAGCAAGTGGTGAAAAAGTAAACGGAACGTTGAAGTAA
- a CDS encoding nitronate monooxygenase family protein, with product MQWETRVTDLLSVKYPIIQGGLAYLAYADLCAAVSNAGGLGQITAMSLDSPDALRAEIKKAKTMTDKPFGVNFAIGQHGRPYSHMIDAALEEGVEVMSVTGGNPTPFFEQLNGTNVKKLVLVAAKRQAMKAEELGADAIMVVGHEGGGHLGRDDVGTMVLTPQVVDAVSIPVIASGGIGDGRGWMAAHALGAEGIEMGTRFIATKECVHASQAYLDALLTSSETGTTVIKRTLGTPARALTGPWTEKIIDLETQHADYEMLKDYISGKANQKFIHDGDVENGYGWAGQVSGLITDVPTVKELFVRMVKEAEEIRSGWNFSR from the coding sequence TGTATCAAATGCTGGGGGACTTGGACAGATTACAGCTATGAGCTTGGATTCGCCGGATGCACTACGTGCCGAGATCAAAAAAGCAAAGACGATGACGGATAAGCCATTTGGTGTCAATTTTGCGATTGGACAACACGGCCGACCTTATTCGCATATGATCGACGCCGCATTAGAAGAAGGTGTAGAAGTGATGTCAGTCACAGGAGGAAATCCGACACCCTTTTTTGAGCAATTGAATGGAACAAATGTAAAGAAATTAGTTCTTGTCGCAGCAAAACGGCAAGCTATGAAGGCAGAAGAATTAGGCGCGGATGCGATTATGGTGGTCGGCCATGAAGGCGGCGGGCATCTTGGTCGAGATGATGTTGGGACAATGGTGCTGACACCTCAAGTAGTGGATGCTGTTTCAATTCCAGTCATTGCGTCTGGCGGAATCGGGGACGGCCGTGGTTGGATGGCGGCGCATGCACTTGGAGCCGAGGGGATTGAGATGGGGACGCGTTTTATCGCGACTAAGGAATGTGTACACGCCTCGCAGGCTTATTTGGATGCACTTTTAACTAGTAGCGAGACAGGTACGACGGTAATAAAACGTACATTAGGGACACCGGCGCGAGCGTTAACTGGACCTTGGACAGAAAAAATTATTGATTTGGAAACGCAACATGCAGATTATGAAATGTTGAAAGATTATATTAGCGGGAAAGCAAACCAGAAATTTATTCATGACGGTGACGTAGAAAACGGCTATGGATGGGCTGGTCAAGTTTCGGGTTTAATTACCGATGTGCCGACTGTAAAAGAATTATTTGTGCGAATGGTTAAAGAAGCCGAAGAAATTCGAAGTGGCTGGAACTTTAGTCGTTGA